One window of the Nocardia huaxiensis genome contains the following:
- a CDS encoding chorismate mutase encodes MSISTTGQSEPATGSDSALPSEAEIEKLRKEIDKLDAEILAAIKRRTEVSRIIGRTRMANGGPKLVHSREMKVLERFSELGQEGHTLAMLLLRLGRGRLGH; translated from the coding sequence ATGAGCATCTCGACGACGGGACAATCCGAGCCTGCCACCGGGTCGGACTCCGCCCTCCCCTCCGAGGCGGAGATCGAGAAGCTGCGCAAGGAGATCGACAAGCTCGACGCCGAGATCCTCGCCGCCATCAAGCGCCGCACCGAGGTGTCGCGCATCATCGGCCGCACGCGCATGGCCAATGGCGGCCCGAAGCTGGTGCATTCGCGCGAGATGAAGGTGCTCGAGCGCTTCAGCGAGCTGGGCCAGGAGGGTCACACCCTCGCCATGCTGCTGCTGCGCCTGGGCCGCGGCCGCCTGGGCCACTAG
- a CDS encoding NAD-dependent succinate-semialdehyde dehydrogenase, which translates to MATEHDVLQSVPTRLWIGGPVDATGGKTFPVHNPATGEVLVEVADATPEDAVRALDAAAAVQAEWAATPARQRGEILRAVFEAITARAEEFALLMTLEMGKALPESRNEVKYGAEFFRWFSEEAVRVHGRYQPAPAGTGRILVTKQPVGPCLAITPWNFPLAMGTRKIGPALAAGCTMIVKPAGETPLTMLLLAKLCSEAGLPDGVLSVITTSRSSAVTAPLLNDPRLRKLTFTGSTPVGKKLVESSAHGLLRTSMELGGNAPFVVFDDADLDAAVQGAVLAKLRNGGEACTAANRFHVQNSVRQEFTDKLVAAMGEYKLGNGTEPSTTLGPLINEDQLDTVTGLVDDAVSAGAQIALGGKAPGGPGWFYPATVLTDIPAQARILREEVFGPVAPIVGFDTEEEGLAAANNTEFGLVAYVYTKSLDRALRVAEGLETGMVGVNRGVISDPAAPFGGVKESGFGREGGFEGIEEYLDTKYIALP; encoded by the coding sequence ATGGCGACCGAACACGATGTTCTGCAATCCGTCCCCACCCGGCTCTGGATCGGCGGCCCGGTCGACGCGACCGGCGGCAAGACCTTCCCGGTGCACAATCCGGCGACCGGCGAGGTGCTCGTCGAAGTCGCGGACGCCACCCCCGAGGACGCCGTGCGCGCCCTCGACGCCGCGGCGGCGGTGCAGGCCGAATGGGCGGCCACGCCGGCCCGGCAGCGCGGGGAGATCCTGCGCGCGGTCTTCGAAGCCATCACCGCGCGGGCCGAGGAGTTCGCGCTGCTCATGACCCTCGAAATGGGCAAGGCGCTGCCCGAATCCCGCAATGAGGTGAAGTACGGGGCGGAGTTCTTCCGCTGGTTCAGCGAGGAGGCGGTGCGTGTGCACGGGCGCTATCAGCCCGCGCCCGCCGGGACCGGCCGGATTCTGGTGACCAAGCAGCCTGTCGGGCCGTGCCTGGCCATCACGCCGTGGAACTTCCCGCTCGCCATGGGCACCCGCAAGATCGGGCCCGCGCTCGCCGCGGGCTGCACCATGATCGTCAAGCCCGCCGGTGAGACTCCGCTCACCATGCTGCTGCTCGCCAAGCTCTGCTCCGAGGCGGGCCTGCCCGACGGGGTGCTGTCGGTCATCACCACGAGTCGTTCCAGCGCTGTCACCGCGCCGCTGCTCAACGATCCGCGACTGCGCAAGCTCACCTTCACCGGATCCACCCCGGTCGGCAAGAAGCTCGTCGAGTCCTCGGCGCACGGACTGCTGCGCACCTCCATGGAACTCGGCGGCAACGCGCCCTTCGTGGTCTTCGACGACGCCGACCTCGACGCCGCGGTGCAGGGGGCGGTGCTGGCCAAGCTGCGCAATGGCGGCGAAGCCTGCACGGCGGCAAACCGATTCCACGTGCAGAACTCGGTTCGCCAGGAATTCACCGACAAGCTCGTGGCGGCCATGGGGGAGTACAAACTCGGCAATGGCACCGAACCGTCGACCACCCTCGGACCGCTCATCAACGAGGATCAGCTCGACACCGTGACCGGTCTCGTCGACGACGCCGTGAGCGCCGGCGCGCAGATCGCCCTGGGCGGCAAGGCTCCCGGCGGCCCCGGCTGGTTCTACCCGGCCACCGTGCTGACCGACATTCCCGCCCAAGCCCGCATCCTGCGCGAGGAAGTGTTCGGCCCGGTCGCCCCGATCGTCGGCTTCGACACCGAGGAAGAGGGTCTCGCCGCCGCCAACAACACCGAATTCGGCCTGGTCGCATACGTTTACACGAAGAGCCTGGACCGCGCCCTGCGCGTGGCCGAGGGGCTGGAGACCGGCATGGTCGGCGTCAACCGCGGCGTCATCTCCGATCCGGCCGCGCCCTTCGGCGGCGTCAAGGAATCCGGCTTCGGCCGTGAGGGCGGGTTCGAGGGCATCGAGGAGTACCTCGACACCAAGTACATCGCGCTGCCGTAA
- the pgi gene encoding glucose-6-phosphate isomerase — translation MSSDITASAAWRKLHDHHAAIAGRHLREFFAEDPERGRELTVQVGDLHIDYSKHRVTRETLDLLVELAETAELEQRRDAMFAGAHINTSEDRAVAHWALRLPAAQPTDIDGEDADAQVHEVLRRMGEFTDSVRSGEWRGATGERITTVVNIGIGGSDLGPAMVFLALRHYADAGISARFVSNVDPADLVSKLDGLDPAKTLFVVASKTFSTLETLTNATAARRWLVAALGEEAVAKHFVAVSTHADRVAAFGIDTANMFGFWDWVGGRYSVDSAIGLSVMAVIGKERFAEFLAGFHTVDEHFRTAPLTENAPVLLGLLGLWYSNFFGAESRAVLPYSNDMARFPAYLQQLTMESNGKSVRADGTPVTTSTGEIFWGEPGTNGQHAFYQLLHQGTRLVPADFIGFARPTDDLPTLDGTGSMHDILMSNLFAQTKVLAFGKTAEEIAAEGTDPKIVPHKVMPGNRPSTAILAPQLTPSVLGQLIALYEHQVFTEGAIWGIDSFDQWGVELGKQQALALEPLLTSAQAPAPQDDSSTDALIRWYRDHR, via the coding sequence GTGAGCAGCGACATCACCGCATCGGCGGCCTGGCGGAAACTGCACGACCACCATGCGGCGATCGCCGGACGGCATCTGCGTGAGTTCTTCGCCGAGGACCCGGAGCGCGGCCGGGAGCTGACCGTGCAGGTCGGTGACCTGCACATCGACTACTCCAAGCACCGCGTGACGCGCGAAACCCTGGACCTGCTGGTCGAATTGGCCGAGACGGCCGAACTCGAGCAGCGGCGCGACGCCATGTTCGCGGGCGCGCACATCAACACCTCCGAGGATCGGGCGGTGGCGCACTGGGCGCTGCGGCTGCCCGCCGCACAGCCCACCGACATCGACGGCGAGGATGCCGACGCGCAGGTGCACGAAGTCCTGCGGCGCATGGGCGAATTCACCGATTCGGTGCGGAGCGGCGAGTGGCGCGGCGCGACCGGCGAGCGCATCACCACGGTGGTGAACATCGGCATCGGCGGTTCGGATCTGGGCCCGGCGATGGTGTTCCTCGCACTGCGGCATTACGCCGACGCGGGCATCTCGGCCCGCTTCGTGTCGAATGTCGATCCGGCGGACCTGGTTTCGAAGCTGGACGGCCTGGATCCGGCGAAAACGCTGTTCGTGGTGGCGTCCAAGACCTTCTCCACGCTGGAGACGCTCACCAACGCGACAGCCGCGCGGCGCTGGCTGGTGGCCGCGCTCGGCGAGGAGGCGGTGGCCAAGCATTTCGTGGCCGTGTCCACGCACGCGGATCGGGTGGCGGCCTTCGGAATCGACACCGCGAACATGTTCGGCTTCTGGGATTGGGTCGGCGGCCGCTACTCGGTGGATTCGGCCATCGGGCTGTCGGTCATGGCGGTGATCGGCAAGGAGCGCTTCGCCGAATTCCTGGCCGGATTCCACACCGTGGACGAGCACTTCCGCACCGCTCCCCTGACCGAGAACGCCCCCGTGCTGCTGGGCCTGCTGGGCCTCTGGTACTCGAATTTCTTCGGCGCGGAATCCCGTGCGGTGCTGCCGTATTCGAACGATATGGCGCGCTTCCCGGCGTATCTGCAGCAGCTGACCATGGAATCCAACGGCAAGTCGGTGCGAGCCGACGGCACGCCGGTGACCACCTCGACGGGTGAGATCTTCTGGGGCGAGCCGGGAACCAACGGCCAGCACGCGTTCTATCAACTGCTGCACCAGGGTACGCGGCTGGTGCCCGCCGACTTCATCGGATTCGCCCGTCCCACAGACGATCTGCCGACCCTCGACGGCACCGGCAGCATGCACGACATCCTCATGAGCAATCTGTTCGCGCAGACCAAGGTGCTGGCCTTCGGCAAGACGGCCGAGGAGATCGCCGCGGAGGGCACCGATCCGAAGATCGTGCCGCACAAGGTGATGCCGGGCAACCGGCCCTCCACCGCCATTCTCGCGCCGCAGCTGACTCCGTCGGTGCTGGGTCAGCTCATCGCCCTCTACGAGCATCAGGTGTTCACCGAGGGCGCGATCTGGGGAATCGACAGCTTCGACCAGTGGGGTGTGGAGCTGGGCAAGCAGCAGGCGCTGGCCCTCGAACCGCTGCTCACCTCGGCGCAAGCGCCCGCACCCCAGGACGATTCGTCCACGGACGCGCTCATTCGCTGGTATCGCGACCACCGCTGA
- a CDS encoding helix-turn-helix transcriptional regulator — protein sequence MLYGRVEESRRITALLNAARAGGSGALALLGDPGAGKSALLDHAATLVDSSWRVLRCTGVESESELPFAGLQSLLHQQVHRLDALPAPHGAALRCAFGLSAEPAPDRFAVGAAMVSLLAEVAADGPVLCLIDDAQWLDRPSADALLFAAHRLDAESVVLLLGSRVELDCRAVPELTLGPLDETHARALLTERFPELAAEVRERVLAEAGGNPLAVLELPRMDANCHPVGPLPLPERLCAGYRDYIATQPEAARTALVVVAAEETGNVEVVRTALARLGMGPAALIMAENSGMVVVSGDSVAFRHPLKRAAAYQLAPFTQRLAVHAALAEALTGDPDRRAWHLAFATPAPDETVAAALESAAARATARAACGAAASAYERAARLSPAPADRTRRLILSVEALATAGRPEQALALADQLDPATFAVVADFAMVRDVRAHIAFERGALGSAYELWLDVAAELSVRQPDRAAVALMDAARTAWTRGDLAGARLARQRMSELVLDDAWTPLLAAVEGPNLMYGRELAAGVALVRAGVAAARWTTDPATRFLLGLLCAVGTDTDDAHDLLAEVAAEYSARGMVGRLPAVHASLGTTHLLVGRFQEAEAACLTAVRLAEGTGQPNRVLQAESVLAVLAAIRGDADRCRELADSRRRGARPGPEFASTRYGDAQPEVNTIDAAHCEWALLHLDLAQGRYEAAVHRGEAMLRSPHRPLGQWPHLLADRVEAALRHRDSARVLEPLSALREIAAATGTPWVRGLLLRCEAHLAGDPDGFELALRIQSAESRWFDHARTQLLLGERLRRERRQRAARTHLESAARTFDRLGAHPWAARARGELRAAGGDSSVLPSDTGAMLNVRSHAPREAVAGRPREGAVAVLGDPGPRDDLLTPQELQVVRLAARGATNSEIGAQLCLSPKTVGHHLYRAFPKLGVRSRVELARVVAERFR from the coding sequence ATGCTGTACGGCCGAGTGGAGGAATCGCGGCGCATCACCGCGCTGTTGAACGCGGCACGCGCGGGTGGCAGCGGCGCGCTGGCGCTGCTCGGCGATCCCGGTGCGGGCAAGTCCGCACTGCTCGATCACGCCGCCACCCTGGTGGATTCGTCGTGGCGGGTGCTGCGCTGCACCGGGGTGGAGAGCGAGTCCGAACTGCCCTTCGCCGGCCTGCAATCGCTGCTGCACCAGCAGGTGCATCGGCTCGACGCGCTGCCCGCCCCGCACGGGGCCGCCCTGCGCTGCGCGTTCGGATTGAGCGCCGAGCCGGCGCCGGACCGGTTCGCGGTGGGCGCGGCCATGGTGTCGCTGCTGGCCGAGGTGGCTGCTGACGGTCCGGTGCTGTGCCTGATCGACGACGCGCAGTGGCTGGATCGGCCGTCCGCGGACGCGCTGCTGTTCGCGGCGCACCGGTTGGACGCCGAGTCGGTGGTGCTGTTGCTGGGCAGCCGGGTCGAATTGGATTGCCGTGCGGTGCCGGAGCTGACGCTGGGCCCACTCGATGAGACACACGCGCGGGCGCTGCTCACCGAGCGGTTCCCGGAGCTGGCGGCCGAGGTGCGCGAGCGGGTGCTGGCGGAGGCGGGCGGAAATCCGTTGGCTGTCCTGGAATTGCCGCGCATGGACGCGAATTGCCATCCGGTGGGGCCACTTCCGCTGCCGGAGCGACTGTGCGCGGGGTATCGGGACTACATTGCGACGCAACCCGAGGCCGCCCGCACGGCGCTGGTGGTCGTGGCCGCCGAGGAGACCGGCAATGTCGAGGTGGTGCGCACTGCCCTGGCTCGGCTGGGAATGGGCCCGGCCGCCCTCATCATGGCCGAGAACTCCGGCATGGTCGTGGTTTCCGGGGATTCGGTCGCGTTCCGGCATCCGCTCAAGCGTGCCGCCGCCTATCAGCTGGCCCCGTTCACGCAGCGGCTCGCGGTGCACGCAGCGCTGGCGGAGGCCCTGACCGGTGACCCGGATCGCCGCGCCTGGCATCTGGCCTTCGCCACCCCGGCTCCCGATGAAACCGTCGCCGCCGCACTGGAATCCGCCGCCGCCCGCGCCACCGCGCGGGCCGCCTGCGGTGCCGCCGCCTCCGCGTACGAACGGGCCGCGCGCCTGTCCCCCGCCCCCGCCGACCGCACCCGCCGCCTCATCCTCTCGGTGGAGGCCCTGGCCACCGCCGGTCGTCCGGAACAGGCCCTCGCCCTGGCCGATCAGTTGGATCCGGCCACGTTCGCGGTTGTCGCCGATTTCGCGATGGTGCGGGATGTGCGGGCGCACATCGCATTCGAACGCGGCGCCCTGGGCAGCGCGTACGAACTCTGGTTGGACGTCGCGGCGGAATTGTCGGTGCGGCAACCGGATCGGGCCGCGGTCGCCCTGATGGACGCGGCCCGCACCGCCTGGACCCGGGGTGACCTGGCCGGGGCGCGGCTGGCCCGGCAGCGCATGTCCGAGCTGGTGCTGGACGACGCGTGGACGCCGCTGCTCGCCGCGGTGGAGGGGCCCAATCTGATGTACGGGCGCGAGCTCGCCGCAGGTGTCGCACTGGTGCGCGCCGGGGTGGCGGCGGCGCGGTGGACCACCGACCCGGCGACCCGGTTCCTGCTGGGTCTGCTGTGCGCGGTCGGCACCGATACCGACGACGCCCACGACCTGCTGGCCGAGGTGGCGGCCGAGTACAGCGCGCGCGGCATGGTCGGCCGTCTGCCCGCGGTGCACGCCTCACTGGGCACCACCCATTTGCTGGTCGGTCGTTTCCAGGAGGCCGAGGCCGCCTGCCTGACCGCCGTCCGCCTCGCGGAGGGCACCGGCCAGCCGAACCGCGTCCTGCAGGCCGAATCGGTGCTGGCCGTGCTGGCCGCCATCCGCGGCGACGCCGACCGCTGCCGCGAACTCGCCGACTCCCGCCGCCGGGGCGCGCGGCCGGGTCCGGAATTCGCCTCGACCCGCTACGGCGATGCCCAGCCGGAGGTCAACACCATCGACGCCGCCCACTGCGAATGGGCGCTGCTGCACCTGGATCTCGCGCAGGGCCGTTACGAGGCCGCCGTGCACCGTGGCGAGGCCATGCTGCGCAGTCCGCACCGTCCGCTCGGCCAGTGGCCGCACCTGCTGGCCGACCGTGTGGAAGCCGCCCTGCGGCACCGGGATTCGGCGCGCGTCCTGGAGCCCCTGTCCGCGCTGCGCGAGATCGCCGCCGCGACCGGCACCCCCTGGGTCCGTGGTCTGCTGCTGCGCTGCGAAGCCCACCTGGCCGGCGACCCCGACGGTTTCGAGCTGGCCCTGCGCATCCAGTCCGCCGAATCCCGCTGGTTCGACCACGCCCGGACCCAGCTCCTGCTGGGCGAACGCCTGCGCCGCGAGCGCCGTCAGCGCGCCGCCCGCACCCACCTGGAATCCGCCGCCCGCACCTTCGACCGCCTCGGCGCCCACCCCTGGGCCGCCCGCGCCCGCGGCGAACTCCGTGCCGCCGGAGGCGATTCCAGCGTCCTGCCGAGCGACACCGGCGCGATGCTCAACGTCCGGTCTCACGCGCCTCGCGAGGCCGTCGCGGGACGGCCCCGCGAAGGGGCTGTGGCCGTGCTCGGCGATCCCGGGCCACGGGATGATCTGTTGACGCCGCAGGAGTTGCAGGTGGTGCGGCTGGCGGCGCGGGGAGCGACCAACAGTGAGATCGGCGCGCAGTTGTGTCTGAGCCCGAAAACCGTTGGCCATCACCTGTATCGGGCATTTCCCAAGTTGGGGGTGCGGAGCCGGGTGGAGCTGGCTCGGGTGGTGGCGGAACGGTTCCGGTAG
- a CDS encoding ATP-binding protein, with protein sequence MLYGREREERRIGTLLTEAARGRSGAVAVVAGPGEGKSALLERAAEMTGATLPAGASPWWRVLRCTGMETAAELPFCGLRALLEPALAHLPALPQPQAGALSGALGLASAERDPERFLVGLATLSLLAELSHEGPVLCLIDDAQWLDQPSLDALLFTARRLGDEGIAVLFAGRPDFTAAGLEILHPAPLDAQAARALLAEHSPELPVEVRDRVLAESAGNPLALLELPGMNLDALPVGPLALSDRLQSGYQEHIGDLPEPIRLALLVSAADESGALGLVLNVLCALGSGAEPLADAERTGLVTVTGQSVTFRHPLVRAAAYRIASEAQRVAVHSAMARALADDPDRQTWHRAAAATGPDESVAAALEASALRAGERTGFGTAATAWERSAQLTPDPAERGRRLLAAVETATNAGQFARATRLGHAAAAASCSAESRARLAGVLAHIEFEHGALASAHGRLRAGAAAVAHSDPDRAAVLLLDAGRITWAAGDLAAFRACRDLLAELPPSTDRNRFLQAYDAFLALYEDDPTQGILLLRKVVEDPDRHRDRAPAIRFALATHAIVLGDVDTAREVLSEVAESCRLRGQLGWLAAIELWLSTVELIGGRFREATVLAVEGRRIGESIDQPIRIVHAATNLALVAAVAGDEQRCLELVDTVRANPRTASMHHALLDWAVAQLDMTCGRYLSALERLEALDHVPLYRQGQWVLAYADRVEAAVRANQPERAAPALAALRIWSDALEAPWAQALLLRCTALLNGDADAFTRALELHARQGRWFDRARTSLLFGEWLRRERRTAEARSELRDALEAFERLGLPAWADRARDELRAAGEGAVPQANPGLAELLTPQELQVTRLAAGGATNKEIGARLFLSPKTVGHHLSRAFRKLGVSSRVELARLELD encoded by the coding sequence GTGCTGTACGGCCGAGAGAGGGAAGAACGGCGGATCGGCACACTGTTGACCGAGGCCGCGCGCGGGCGGAGTGGCGCGGTGGCGGTGGTGGCTGGGCCCGGGGAGGGGAAGTCCGCGCTGCTCGAGCGAGCGGCGGAAATGACGGGAGCGACCTTGCCTGCGGGAGCGTCGCCGTGGTGGCGGGTCTTGCGCTGCACGGGGATGGAGACCGCGGCGGAGTTGCCGTTCTGCGGGTTGCGCGCACTGCTGGAACCCGCGCTGGCGCATCTGCCCGCGCTGCCGCAACCGCAGGCCGGGGCACTGTCGGGGGCGCTGGGATTGGCCTCGGCCGAACGGGATCCGGAACGGTTCCTGGTGGGCCTGGCCACGCTGTCACTGCTCGCGGAGCTGTCGCACGAGGGTCCGGTGCTGTGCCTGATCGACGACGCGCAGTGGCTGGATCAGCCGTCCTTGGACGCGCTGCTGTTCACCGCGCGGCGGCTGGGTGACGAGGGCATCGCCGTATTGTTCGCGGGACGGCCGGATTTCACGGCCGCCGGGCTCGAGATCCTGCACCCGGCGCCGCTGGACGCGCAGGCGGCGCGGGCGCTGCTGGCCGAGCACAGTCCGGAGCTGCCGGTCGAGGTGCGGGACCGGGTGCTGGCGGAGTCGGCCGGAAATCCCTTGGCGCTGTTGGAATTGCCGGGGATGAATCTGGACGCGCTGCCGGTCGGGCCGCTGGCGCTGTCGGATCGGCTGCAATCCGGGTATCAGGAGCACATCGGCGATCTGCCGGAGCCGATCCGGCTGGCGCTGCTGGTGTCGGCCGCCGACGAGTCCGGCGCGCTCGGCCTGGTGCTGAATGTGCTGTGCGCCCTGGGCTCGGGCGCGGAGCCCCTGGCCGATGCGGAGCGCACCGGCCTGGTCACCGTGACCGGGCAGTCGGTGACATTCCGGCATCCGCTGGTGCGGGCCGCCGCCTACCGCATCGCCTCCGAAGCCCAGCGCGTCGCCGTGCATTCGGCCATGGCGCGGGCGCTGGCCGACGATCCGGACCGCCAGACCTGGCATCGCGCCGCCGCGGCCACCGGACCGGACGAATCCGTCGCGGCCGCACTGGAAGCCTCGGCCCTGCGGGCCGGTGAGCGCACCGGTTTCGGCACGGCGGCCACCGCGTGGGAGCGATCCGCGCAACTCACGCCCGACCCCGCCGAACGCGGGCGTCGCCTGCTGGCCGCGGTCGAAACAGCCACCAACGCGGGACAATTCGCGCGCGCCACCCGACTCGGCCACGCCGCGGCGGCCGCGAGCTGCTCCGCGGAGTCCCGGGCCCGGCTCGCGGGCGTGCTGGCGCACATCGAATTCGAGCACGGCGCACTGGCTTCCGCGCATGGGCGATTGCGGGCGGGCGCGGCGGCGGTGGCGCACAGTGATCCCGATCGTGCGGCCGTCCTGCTGCTCGATGCCGGCCGGATCACCTGGGCCGCCGGTGATCTGGCCGCCTTCCGAGCCTGCCGCGACCTGCTGGCCGAACTACCGCCCAGCACCGACCGCAACCGTTTCCTCCAGGCCTACGACGCCTTCCTGGCCCTCTACGAGGACGACCCGACCCAGGGCATCCTGTTGCTGCGCAAGGTGGTGGAGGATCCGGACCGGCATCGGGATCGCGCGCCCGCCATCCGTTTCGCGCTGGCCACCCACGCCATCGTGCTCGGTGATGTCGATACCGCGCGCGAGGTGCTCAGCGAGGTCGCGGAGAGCTGCCGCCTGCGCGGACAGCTCGGCTGGCTGGCGGCCATCGAATTGTGGCTCAGCACTGTCGAATTGATCGGCGGGCGCTTCCGTGAGGCGACGGTGCTGGCCGTGGAGGGCCGCCGCATCGGCGAGAGCATCGACCAACCGATCCGAATCGTGCACGCCGCGACCAATCTGGCGCTCGTCGCCGCCGTCGCCGGGGACGAACAGCGCTGCCTGGAGCTGGTGGACACGGTGCGCGCCAATCCACGCACCGCCAGCATGCATCACGCCCTGCTCGACTGGGCCGTGGCGCAACTCGACATGACCTGTGGCAGATACCTTTCCGCCCTGGAACGGCTGGAAGCCCTGGACCATGTCCCGCTGTACCGGCAGGGCCAGTGGGTGCTGGCCTACGCCGACCGCGTCGAGGCCGCCGTCCGCGCCAATCAGCCCGAACGCGCGGCTCCCGCCCTGGCCGCACTGCGCATCTGGTCCGACGCCCTGGAGGCCCCGTGGGCGCAGGCTCTGCTGCTGCGCTGCACCGCCCTGCTGAACGGCGATGCGGACGCCTTCACCCGGGCCCTGGAACTGCATGCGCGCCAGGGCCGTTGGTTCGATCGCGCCCGCACCTCACTGCTCTTCGGCGAATGGCTGCGCCGCGAACGCCGCACCGCCGAGGCACGCTCCGAATTGCGGGACGCCCTGGAGGCGTTCGAACGGCTCGGCCTCCCGGCTTGGGCCGACCGCGCCCGCGACGAACTCCGCGCCGCGGGCGAAGGCGCGGTGCCGCAGGCCAATCCCGGCCTCGCCGAACTCCTCACCCCGCAGGAACTCCAGGTCACCCGGCTCGCTGCGGGCGGCGCGACCAACAAGGAGATCGGCGCACGCTTGTTCCTCAGCCCGAAAACGGTGGGACACCACCTATCCCGCGCCTTCCGCAAGCTCGGCGTCTCGAGCCGCGTGGAGCTGGCCCGGCTCGAACTCGACTGA
- a CDS encoding cytochrome b: MSTTVAQHADAADQRYHAAAFVKRSINKVFPTHWSFLLGEIALYSFVILLLSGIYLTLYFDPSMTEVVYDGAYQPLRGVRMSAAYQSVLDISFETRGGLFVRQVHHWAALLFAASIIIHMFRVFFTGAFRRPREATWVVGSILLILAMFEGYFGYSLPDDLLSGTGLRSPLGGITMAVPVIGTWTHFFLFGGEFPGTVLIPRLYITHVLLFPGIMLALIATHIALVWYQKHTQFPGPARTERNVVGARIIPVFSLDQGAFFAFTLGTVAVMGGVLQINPIWNLGPYNPAQVSAGSQPDFYMMWTDGLARLMPPWEIYIGNYTIPAAFWVAVIMALVLVAIPLYPWIEKRLTGDRAHHNLLQRPRDVPVRTAIGAMAIAFYLVLTLACVNDIIAVQFHISLNATTWFFRIALLIAPPLAYFAAYRFCLGLQRSDRAVLAHGIETGIIKRLPHGEYIEMHQSLGQVEYEGAPVPKKMNKLGAAGKPGVGSFLRADPEAERTVIEAGEEHAEQAQLAMLKAKQDSGTRS; this comes from the coding sequence ATGAGCACCACCGTCGCACAGCATGCCGACGCCGCCGACCAGCGCTATCACGCGGCGGCGTTCGTGAAACGCTCCATCAACAAGGTGTTCCCGACGCACTGGTCGTTCCTGCTCGGGGAGATCGCGCTCTACAGCTTCGTCATCCTGCTGCTGTCGGGCATCTACCTGACCCTGTACTTCGATCCGTCCATGACCGAGGTGGTCTACGACGGGGCCTATCAGCCGCTGCGCGGTGTGCGCATGTCCGCCGCCTATCAGAGCGTGCTCGACATCTCCTTCGAGACGCGCGGCGGACTGTTCGTGCGGCAGGTCCACCATTGGGCCGCACTGCTGTTCGCGGCCTCGATCATCATCCACATGTTCCGGGTGTTCTTCACCGGAGCGTTCCGGCGGCCGCGCGAGGCCACCTGGGTGGTGGGCTCGATCCTGTTGATTCTGGCCATGTTCGAGGGCTACTTCGGGTATTCGCTGCCCGACGATCTGCTCTCCGGCACCGGGCTGCGGTCGCCGCTGGGCGGCATCACCATGGCGGTGCCCGTGATCGGCACCTGGACGCACTTCTTCCTGTTCGGCGGGGAATTCCCTGGGACGGTGCTGATTCCGCGGCTCTACATCACGCATGTGCTGCTGTTCCCCGGAATCATGCTGGCGCTCATCGCGACCCATATCGCGCTGGTCTGGTACCAGAAGCACACGCAGTTCCCAGGTCCCGCCCGCACCGAGCGGAATGTGGTGGGCGCGCGCATCATTCCGGTGTTCTCGCTGGATCAGGGCGCGTTCTTCGCCTTCACCCTGGGCACGGTGGCGGTCATGGGCGGCGTCCTGCAGATCAATCCGATCTGGAATCTGGGGCCGTACAACCCGGCGCAGGTGTCGGCGGGCTCGCAGCCGGACTTCTACATGATGTGGACCGACGGCCTGGCGCGGCTCATGCCGCCGTGGGAGATCTACATCGGCAACTACACCATCCCGGCCGCGTTCTGGGTGGCGGTGATCATGGCGCTGGTGCTCGTGGCGATCCCGCTCTACCCGTGGATCGAGAAGCGGCTCACCGGTGATCGTGCGCACCACAATCTGCTGCAGCGGCCACGAGATGTGCCGGTGCGCACCGCCATCGGAGCCATGGCCATCGCGTTCTATCTGGTGCTCACGCTGGCGTGCGTCAACGACATCATCGCGGTGCAGTTCCACATCTCGCTGAACGCGACGACCTGGTTCTTCCGCATCGCGCTGCTGATCGCGCCGCCGCTGGCCTACTTCGCGGCCTACCGGTTCTGCCTGGGCCTGCAGCGCAGCGACCGCGCGGTGCTCGCGCACGGCATCGAAACCGGCATCATCAAACGGCTGCCGCACGGCGAGTACATCGAGATGCATCAGTCGCTGGGGCAGGTCGAGTACGAGGGCGCGCCGGTGCCGAAGAAGATGAACAAGCTCGGTGCGGCGGGTAAGCCCGGTGTCGGCTCGTTCCTGCGCGCCGATCCGGAAGCCGAGCGGACGGTGATCGAAGCGGGCGAGGAGCACGCCGAGCAGGCTCAGCTCGCCATGCTGAAGGCCAAGCAGGACAGCGGGACTCGGTCATGA